One segment of Pyxidicoccus trucidator DNA contains the following:
- a CDS encoding FKBP-type peptidyl-prolyl cis-trans isomerase, translated as MRSMWMAALVLALGAPAAHAQTSKPAKQPGPAAKAPPDLTSDDAKTIYALGVSVGRDLSSFALTPEEVQILQKGIADSIAGTAPAVDPKEYGPKIQALGKGRQAQASAAMLVRAEKESGAVKLPSGVIYHEVQAGTGRSPRPTDTVKVHYEGRLVDGTVFDSSARRGIPVEFPLNGVIPCWTQGVAKMKIGGKAKLTCPGSTAYGERPPPGSRIPPNAVLVFDVELVDIPGDTSKQ; from the coding sequence GCCCTGGTGCTGGCGCTCGGCGCCCCCGCGGCCCACGCACAGACCTCCAAGCCGGCGAAGCAGCCCGGGCCCGCGGCCAAGGCGCCCCCTGACCTCACGTCCGACGATGCGAAGACCATCTACGCGCTCGGCGTGTCCGTCGGCCGGGACCTCTCCAGCTTCGCCCTGACCCCCGAGGAGGTCCAGATCCTCCAGAAAGGCATCGCCGACAGCATCGCCGGCACCGCGCCCGCGGTGGACCCGAAGGAGTACGGGCCGAAGATCCAGGCACTCGGGAAGGGCAGGCAGGCGCAGGCCAGCGCGGCCATGCTGGTGCGCGCCGAGAAGGAGTCCGGTGCGGTGAAGCTCCCGTCCGGCGTCATCTACCACGAGGTGCAGGCCGGCACCGGCCGCAGCCCGCGCCCCACGGACACCGTCAAGGTCCACTACGAGGGCCGGCTGGTGGATGGCACCGTGTTCGACAGCTCGGCCCGGCGTGGCATCCCCGTGGAGTTCCCCCTCAACGGCGTCATCCCCTGCTGGACCCAGGGTGTCGCGAAGATGAAGATCGGCGGCAAGGCGAAGCTCACCTGCCCCGGAAGCACGGCCTACGGCGAGCGCCCGCCCCCGGGCTCGCGCATCCCGCCCAACGCCGTCCTCGTCTTCGACGTGGAGCTGGTGGAC